Genomic segment of Methanoculleus horonobensis:
GCCGGAACGCTCGCCGACCGGCTCTACCTCTTCGAGCCGCTCGATTTCTCCCAGCAGGGAACGATGATCGCCGATACCGAAGGGTTGCTCAAGAACGGCCACGCCCCCGTGGGGCTGCTGGTGATGGACTCGGCCACCGCCCTCTACCGGACGGAACTCGATCTCGGGCGGGAGGCGATACGGAAACTCTCGCACCACATGATAAAACTCCTCGGGCTCGCAAAGAAGTACGACATTCCCGTCCTGATCACCAATCAGATCTATATGGATGTGGAGCGCGACCGGGTGGCGGGGCTCGGGGGGACGGCGCTCGAACACCTCTCGAAGGCCATCGTACGGCTTGAAAAGAAGGATAGCGTCCGGCGGGCGATGCTCCGGAAGCACCGGTCCCGGCCGGAAGGGCTCTCGTTCGACTTCGTCA
This window contains:
- the radB gene encoding DNA repair and recombination protein RadB, whose product is MKTDRISTGSTAFDDLLGGGLERRAITQIYGEPASGKSTLCLMAAVACLRAGNSVVYIDTEGFSVERFTQIAGENAGTLADRLYLFEPLDFSQQGTMIADTEGLLKNGHAPVGLLVMDSATALYRTELDLGREAIRKLSHHMIKLLGLAKKYDIPVLITNQIYMDVERDRVAGLGGTALEHLSKAIVRLEKKDSVRRAMLRKHRSRPEGLSFDFVITEDGIRTV